A window of the Desulfobacula toluolica Tol2 genome harbors these coding sequences:
- the rimO gene encoding 30S ribosomal protein S12 methylthiotransferase RimO, whose translation MIVFLENLGCSRNQVDSEIMLGKLVAAGHSVTDDPSCARVIIVNTCGFISTASQEAVDVLLEMATFKQTGKCERLIATGCLAQRYKDDKDLLSTLPEVDAFIGTAACDQIVDVVENKQTKPLTLFPDPSTRAFQDSFEPRELITKDYAYIKVSEGCNRTCTYCIIPKLRGIQRSRPLDDICKEARDLVLRGVKEIILTAENTTDYGRDLEDDTGFEQVLRALASTVEKDHAWIRFLYTHPETITQPIIQAVKQHKNICSYYDVPVQHASSGILKKMGRPYTREDLYALFKTIRAIDPDAALRTTIIVGFPGETQEDFETLMTFIKDIRFDHLGVFTYSDSQDLKSHLLKNHVCAEIAKKRHDLIMAEQAKISESVNERYVGKTFEVLVEESPEQGVYIGRTMFQAPEVDGMTFIYADKLEIGTFVKVRITDAFEYDIAGEIA comes from the coding sequence ATGATTGTTTTCCTTGAAAATCTTGGATGCTCAAGGAACCAGGTTGACAGTGAAATAATGCTGGGAAAACTTGTGGCGGCGGGTCACAGTGTAACTGATGACCCGTCCTGCGCCCGGGTGATCATTGTCAACACCTGTGGATTTATATCAACAGCCTCTCAAGAGGCTGTTGATGTTCTTCTGGAAATGGCAACATTCAAGCAAACGGGAAAGTGTGAGCGGCTAATTGCAACCGGATGCCTTGCCCAGCGGTATAAGGATGACAAAGATCTGTTGTCCACCCTGCCTGAAGTGGATGCGTTTATAGGGACTGCCGCGTGTGACCAAATTGTGGATGTGGTTGAAAACAAACAAACAAAGCCTTTGACCCTTTTTCCAGATCCAAGCACAAGAGCGTTCCAGGACAGTTTTGAACCAAGAGAACTGATCACCAAAGATTATGCCTATATCAAGGTCTCAGAAGGGTGCAACCGGACGTGTACCTATTGTATTATCCCCAAGCTTCGCGGTATCCAGCGCTCAAGGCCATTGGATGATATCTGTAAAGAAGCCAGGGATCTTGTTTTAAGAGGCGTTAAAGAAATTATCCTGACCGCTGAAAACACAACGGATTACGGTCGGGACCTTGAGGATGATACAGGGTTTGAACAGGTTCTCAGGGCTTTGGCCAGCACTGTTGAAAAAGACCATGCCTGGATACGGTTTTTGTATACCCATCCTGAAACAATTACACAACCCATTATACAGGCGGTAAAACAGCATAAAAACATCTGTTCTTATTATGATGTTCCAGTCCAGCATGCCTCGTCAGGCATATTGAAAAAAATGGGACGCCCCTATACGCGTGAAGATCTGTATGCCCTGTTTAAAACCATCCGGGCAATTGATCCTGATGCTGCCTTAAGAACCACTATTATCGTGGGGTTTCCGGGTGAAACACAAGAGGATTTTGAGACGCTGATGACGTTTATCAAGGATATCCGGTTTGATCACTTGGGTGTGTTCACCTATTCTGATTCCCAGGACTTAAAGTCTCATCTGTTAAAAAATCATGTTTGTGCTGAAATTGCAAAAAAAAGACATGACCTGATCATGGCGGAACAGGCCAAAATTTCAGAATCAGTGAATGAACGCTATGTGGGCAAGACCTTTGAAGTTCTTGTGGAAGAAAGCCCGGAACAAGGCGTTTACATTGGCAGGACAATGTTCCAGGCCCCGGAGGTTGACGGAATGACATTTATTTATGCAGACAAGCTTGAAATCGGCACCTTTGTTAAGGTAAGAATTACAGATGCTTTTGAATATGATATTGCCGGGGAGATTGCATGA